One window from the genome of Phycisphaerales bacterium encodes:
- a CDS encoding FKBP-type peptidyl-prolyl cis-trans isomerase has translation MDITTLSAPASRAAAILALAGVIVIAGCENSSQNGGEAGSTATGSTPAEASPTDQDRPTTEQPSDDAASEATPDPEPTDEPSAETEPGAGTESDPTQPFTELGVTDVQIGDGAVAEMQDTVTLHYRGTFRESGEEFDSSYSRGAPYTLPLRQFVPGFSQGVAGMKVGGKRRIEIPYALAYGERGSPPTIPPRSDLVFEVELVGVEKPEPPKKPDLATEFEGEPQDLGDGLVVRDIAVGEGENGVKPNAKVFVHILGVNAATGEQFASSREAGAPQQLDLGEPRMLAGLARGIVGMKPTGTRRIEVPAALGFGPQGMGEVLPPDSDLVFEVELLSMANPRELSTEWVREETRENGMIVRIVREGDAEADPIPAGGIAVLHTMGALEDGTVFDSTFDQGQQAVVPLEQSVIEGWAMGVEGMKPGEVRQFVVPSELGFGEEGQPPVVPAGETLTFEVELFDWRMPREFSTEFVGEAQQVEEGITIRDVSIGEGPEAAEGQMAVINYLAQLPDGTVVANTFDSGDMQVVPLDGQSPLPGLRKAMVGMNVGGVRRVELAADQAFGAQGNPPLVPADTPITFEVELMAVQ, from the coding sequence ATGGATATCACCACGCTTTCTGCCCCCGCGTCGCGAGCCGCGGCCATCCTGGCGCTCGCGGGCGTCATCGTCATCGCCGGCTGCGAGAATTCGTCGCAGAACGGCGGCGAGGCCGGTTCAACCGCCACCGGCTCGACGCCTGCCGAGGCGAGCCCGACCGACCAGGACCGCCCCACCACCGAGCAGCCGTCGGACGACGCCGCGTCCGAAGCCACGCCCGACCCCGAGCCCACGGACGAACCATCAGCCGAGACCGAGCCCGGAGCGGGTACCGAGTCCGATCCAACGCAGCCGTTCACCGAACTCGGCGTCACCGACGTCCAGATCGGCGACGGCGCCGTGGCGGAGATGCAGGACACCGTCACGCTCCACTATCGCGGAACGTTCCGCGAGAGCGGCGAAGAGTTCGATTCGAGTTACAGCCGCGGCGCGCCGTACACGCTGCCGCTGCGTCAGTTCGTGCCCGGCTTCAGCCAAGGCGTCGCGGGCATGAAGGTCGGTGGCAAGCGCCGCATCGAGATCCCGTATGCCCTGGCCTACGGCGAGCGAGGCAGCCCGCCGACGATCCCGCCGCGGTCGGACCTGGTCTTCGAAGTCGAGCTCGTCGGCGTCGAGAAGCCCGAGCCGCCCAAGAAGCCCGACCTGGCCACCGAATTCGAGGGAGAGCCGCAGGACCTCGGTGATGGACTCGTCGTCCGCGACATCGCCGTGGGCGAGGGCGAGAACGGCGTCAAGCCCAACGCCAAGGTGTTCGTGCACATCTTGGGCGTGAATGCGGCAACCGGCGAGCAGTTCGCTTCGAGCCGCGAAGCCGGCGCGCCCCAGCAGCTCGACCTGGGCGAGCCCCGCATGCTGGCGGGCCTGGCACGCGGCATCGTGGGCATGAAGCCGACGGGCACGCGCCGCATCGAGGTGCCAGCCGCGTTGGGCTTCGGCCCGCAGGGCATGGGCGAGGTCCTGCCGCCCGACAGCGACCTCGTGTTCGAGGTCGAGCTGCTGAGCATGGCCAATCCACGCGAGCTGAGCACCGAATGGGTCCGCGAAGAAACCCGCGAGAACGGCATGATCGTCCGCATCGTGCGTGAGGGCGACGCCGAGGCCGACCCCATCCCCGCCGGCGGCATCGCCGTGCTCCACACGATGGGAGCCCTCGAGGACGGCACCGTCTTCGACTCGACCTTCGACCAGGGCCAGCAGGCCGTCGTGCCGCTTGAGCAATCGGTCATCGAGGGCTGGGCCATGGGCGTCGAGGGCATGAAGCCCGGCGAGGTCCGCCAGTTCGTCGTGCCGTCCGAGCTTGGCTTCGGCGAAGAAGGCCAGCCGCCCGTCGTTCCGGCGGGCGAGACGCTGACCTTCGAGGTCGAGCTGTTCGACTGGCGCATGCCGCGGGAGTTCTCGACCGAGTTCGTCGGCGAGGCCCAGCAGGTCGAAGAGGGCATCACGATCCGCGACGTCAGCATCGGGGAGGGACCCGAGGCCGCCGAGGGCCAGATGGCCGTCATCAACTACCTCGCGCAGCTCCCCGACGGCACGGTCGTCGCCAACACCTTTGACAGCGGCGACATGCAGGTCGTACCGCTCGACGGACAGTCGCCGCTGCCGGGACTGCGAAAGGCGATGGTGGGCATGAACGTCGGCGGCGTACGTCGCGTCGAACTCGCAGCCGACCAGGCCTTCGGGGCCCAGGGCAACCCGCCGCTGGTGCCCGCCGACACGCCCATCACCTTCGAGGTCGAACTGATGGCGGTGCAGTAA
- a CDS encoding SDR family NAD(P)-dependent oxidoreductase translates to MSNFNDRVAIVTGASAGIGMACARMLAEQGAVVVVNARRAGRLDELVEIDTDRVKPVAGDAAEPGVIEAILEAAKKAGGREADLVIANAGRGLRGSPLDSDEAEWEDVLRVNTLAAAKLMRASLHRMFAEIGEYTGPPKQPRDVVVLGSTVGRNLSPFSSFYGAAKAAVHMMAEAMRREAGPRGVRVTTIEPGVVASEFQSAAGYDPKAFGEFMESMAPVLTPDDVARSIMFACGQPAGVHLSEIMLRPTRQAYP, encoded by the coding sequence ATGAGCAACTTCAACGACCGCGTCGCGATCGTCACCGGAGCCAGTGCGGGCATCGGCATGGCCTGTGCGCGCATGCTGGCCGAGCAGGGCGCCGTGGTCGTCGTCAACGCGCGGCGAGCCGGAAGACTCGACGAACTCGTCGAGATCGACACCGATCGCGTGAAGCCCGTCGCCGGCGATGCAGCCGAGCCCGGAGTGATCGAGGCGATACTCGAGGCCGCGAAGAAGGCCGGTGGACGCGAGGCAGACCTGGTCATCGCCAACGCGGGCCGCGGGCTACGTGGTTCGCCGCTCGACTCGGACGAGGCCGAGTGGGAAGACGTGCTGCGGGTCAACACGCTGGCGGCGGCGAAGCTCATGCGGGCCTCGCTGCACCGGATGTTCGCCGAGATCGGCGAGTACACCGGGCCGCCGAAACAGCCGCGTGATGTCGTTGTGCTGGGCTCGACGGTCGGGCGGAACCTGAGCCCGTTCAGCAGCTTCTATGGCGCTGCGAAGGCGGCCGTGCACATGATGGCCGAGGCGATGCGGCGCGAGGCCGGGCCCAGAGGCGTACGCGTCACAACCATCGAGCCGGGCGTGGTTGCGAGCGAGTTCCAGTCGGCGGCGGGGTACGACCCCAAGGCCTTCGGCGAGTTCATGGAATCGATGGCGCCGGTGTTGACGCCCGACGATGTCGCGCGGTCGATCATGTTCGCCTGCGGCCAGCCCGCAGGCGTTCACCTGAGCGAGATCATGCTGCGACCAACACGCCAGGCGTACCCATGA
- a CDS encoding FKBP-type peptidyl-prolyl cis-trans isomerase, producing the protein MTERQELAGGLVAEDVEVGTGAECPHGATVKVHYRGTLEDGTQFDSSYDRGEPITFPLGSLIQGWQIGIPGMKVGGKRRLEIPYGLGYGERGAPPSIPPRANLVFDIELLDVK; encoded by the coding sequence ATGACCGAACGACAGGAATTGGCCGGCGGCCTTGTCGCCGAAGACGTCGAAGTTGGTACCGGGGCCGAGTGCCCGCACGGCGCGACCGTCAAGGTGCACTACCGCGGCACGCTCGAGGACGGCACGCAGTTCGACTCGAGCTACGACCGCGGCGAGCCCATCACCTTCCCGCTGGGCAGCCTCATCCAGGGCTGGCAGATCGGCATCCCCGGCATGAAGGTCGGCGGCAAGCGCCGCCTCGAGATTCCTTATGGCCTGGGCTACGGCGAGCGCGGCGCTCCCCCGAGCATCCCGCCGCGCGCGAACCTCGTCTTCGACATCGAACTGCTCGACGTCAAGTAA